A single genomic interval of Ruminococcus sp. NK3A76 harbors:
- a CDS encoding late competence development ComFB family protein, with protein MAKTRKDINKQAMFSKIMPSGDSAHTVAPNVKNMQPFDPYEDERDKRSAEVKEELARQHLTPEEIEAMKKAEEEAARKEQQQSAPKAEAPDVEEIISTYSKDGKQEAAKPAAQPDAEDKPKPQKQPEPAPAPAPAPAPAPAPEPPKPDTTVKVINIHERMVASRIEAALKKFGCCSCTLCRNDAMAMALNTVSPKYIVTTEADVEALLKNESPDEVTQAISKAILHVKANPRH; from the coding sequence ATGGCAAAGACAAGGAAAGATATAAACAAGCAGGCGATGTTCTCAAAGATCATGCCGTCGGGAGATTCTGCGCACACAGTAGCGCCGAATGTCAAGAATATGCAGCCCTTTGACCCGTATGAGGACGAGAGGGACAAGCGCTCTGCCGAGGTAAAAGAGGAGCTTGCAAGGCAGCACCTCACCCCGGAGGAGATAGAGGCTATGAAAAAAGCCGAGGAGGAAGCTGCCAGGAAAGAACAGCAGCAAAGCGCTCCCAAAGCCGAAGCGCCCGATGTCGAGGAGATAATAAGCACCTACTCGAAGGACGGCAAGCAGGAAGCAGCAAAGCCTGCCGCACAACCCGACGCAGAAGACAAACCAAAGCCCCAGAAGCAGCCCGAGCCTGCACCGGCTCCGGCACCTGCACCGGCACCTGCCCCTGCGCCCGAGCCGCCAAAGCCTGACACGACAGTAAAGGTGATAAACATTCACGAGCGAATGGTGGCAAGCAGGATAGAAGCGGCGCTCAAGAAATTCGGCTGCTGCTCATGCACGCTATGCCGCAACGATGCTATGGCAATGGCGCTCAACACCGTCAGCCCGAAGTACATCGTGACGACTGAGGCGGACGTTGAGGCTCTGCTCAAAAACGAGAGCCCTGACGAGGTAACGCAGGCGATTTCCAAGGCTATACTTCACGTCAAGGCCAACCCGAGGCACTGA
- a CDS encoding helix-turn-helix domain-containing protein, whose translation MSTHGENSREFKFKIMELHFKDNISVKVLSEKFAIPEQTIYTWRREYRKYGEDAFVGCGKQRPQDAELRRLKKENEKLRMQVEILKKVAAYQAEQESKKR comes from the coding sequence ATGAGCACACATGGAGAAAACAGTCGGGAATTCAAATTTAAGATCATGGAACTGCACTTCAAAGATAACATATCTGTGAAAGTGTTATCCGAAAAATTCGCAATACCGGAGCAAACGATCTACACATGGCGCAGAGAGTACAGAAAGTACGGCGAGGATGCATTTGTAGGCTGTGGGAAACAGCGTCCGCAGGATGCAGAACTTAGGCGATTGAAGAAAGAAAACGAAAAGCTCAGGATGCAGGTAGAGATCTTAAAAAAAGTTGCGGCATATCAGGCAGAGCAAGAGTCAAAGAAAAGATAG
- a CDS encoding AAA family ATPase, whose translation MGKIISVITQKGGVGKTTTVNALCATLSRKDYRVLAIDMDPQGNLSFSTGAETDSKPTIYELIKGDVTVKEAIQRMSMTDIVPSNILLSGIELEYTGKNREFLLYTALKEAQAFYDYIIVDSPPGLGILTVNALTACDYVIIPMMPDIFSLQGLTLVYETIDYVKHTINPGIEIAGVLINRYVKRSKLHKEVYGTAKMICQKLHIPLFETVIRNSTALAEAQALQMDITEYARRSTGTKDFSALVSELERYGMVKHPY comes from the coding sequence TTGGGAAAGATAATATCCGTAATAACCCAGAAGGGCGGTGTCGGCAAAACGACGACCGTCAATGCCCTTTGCGCCACACTTTCAAGGAAGGATTACAGGGTGCTCGCCATTGACATGGACCCACAGGGCAACCTCTCCTTCTCGACAGGTGCCGAGACTGACTCAAAGCCCACGATATACGAGCTGATAAAAGGCGATGTGACTGTCAAGGAAGCGATACAGAGAATGAGCATGACGGACATCGTGCCGTCAAACATACTCCTCTCGGGCATCGAGCTTGAATACACCGGCAAGAACAGAGAATTCCTGCTATACACAGCCTTAAAGGAAGCGCAGGCGTTTTACGACTACATCATAGTCGATTCACCGCCGGGGCTTGGCATTCTCACGGTAAACGCCCTTACTGCGTGCGATTACGTCATCATACCGATGATGCCGGATATCTTTTCACTACAGGGTCTTACCCTCGTTTACGAGACGATAGACTACGTCAAGCACACGATAAACCCCGGTATAGAGATAGCCGGCGTTCTGATAAACCGCTACGTCAAGCGCTCAAAGCTGCACAAGGAGGTATACGGCACGGCAAAGATGATATGCCAGAAGCTGCACATACCCCTTTTCGAGACGGTGATAAGAAACTCGACCGCTCTCGCCGAAGCGCAGGCTTTACAAATGGACATAACCGAATACGCAAGGCGCAGCACCGGCACGAAGGACTTCTCAGCGCTGGTGAGCGAGCTTGAAAGATACGGTATGGTAAAGCACCCGTATTAG
- a CDS encoding cellulase family glycosylhydrolase, which translates to MKLFKKLTALISAAAIAAAAIPAMPVTKADAANKTASQILYEMGLGWNLGNSLDSTGPGDNSEENWSNPKITKDLIEFVHSQGFSSIRIPVTWGYHMDSSHKISASYMKRVKEVVDYAYNEGMYVIINIHHDNEVKSDGNYFYPDNAHKDVSEAFVKSVWTQVSETFKNYDEHLVFETLNEPRLKGTGEEWWFPVDNPPSNVQEAVGVINTLNQDAVDVIRASGGNNKTRLIMCPGYDASLDGATVAGFRLPNDSSSMTGVSIHAYTPYDFAMNTKEWEGAVSVYNDSIKSQLDWFFSQVKSKVLDKGMVCYIGEFGATNKNNDSERCKWAEDYTSKAKALGIPVYLWDNNLYGVGEENFGMIQRNSLTVAYPSYLKALSKAYPVTAPAKIPGDVNGDKTVDLKDGLLLQQHLAGWKVAVNKTNSDVNGDGVIDLKDGILLKQYLAGWKVTLK; encoded by the coding sequence ATGAAGTTATTCAAAAAGCTGACCGCACTTATCTCGGCGGCGGCTATAGCTGCGGCGGCCATTCCTGCGATGCCTGTGACAAAGGCTGATGCTGCCAACAAGACCGCTTCACAGATACTATACGAAATGGGGCTCGGCTGGAACCTTGGCAACTCGCTCGATTCGACAGGCCCGGGCGACAACTCCGAGGAAAACTGGAGCAACCCGAAGATAACTAAAGACCTTATAGAGTTCGTACACTCGCAGGGGTTTTCAAGCATACGAATACCTGTGACCTGGGGCTATCACATGGACAGCAGCCACAAGATATCCGCCTCATACATGAAAAGGGTCAAGGAGGTAGTTGACTACGCATACAATGAGGGAATGTACGTCATCATAAACATCCACCACGACAACGAGGTAAAGAGCGACGGCAATTACTTCTACCCGGACAATGCGCACAAGGACGTTTCCGAAGCGTTTGTCAAGAGCGTATGGACACAGGTGAGCGAGACATTCAAAAACTACGACGAGCACCTTGTATTTGAAACGCTCAACGAGCCGAGACTTAAGGGCACGGGCGAAGAATGGTGGTTCCCGGTGGACAATCCGCCGTCTAACGTACAGGAAGCTGTAGGCGTTATAAACACTCTCAATCAGGACGCAGTAGATGTGATAAGAGCATCGGGCGGCAACAACAAGACAAGGCTCATAATGTGCCCGGGCTATGATGCATCGCTTGACGGTGCGACTGTTGCAGGCTTCAGACTGCCAAATGACAGCAGCAGCATGACAGGCGTATCCATTCACGCATACACGCCATATGACTTCGCCATGAACACCAAGGAATGGGAAGGCGCAGTATCCGTATACAACGACAGCATCAAAAGCCAGCTTGACTGGTTCTTCTCACAGGTAAAGAGCAAGGTGCTCGACAAGGGCATGGTCTGCTACATAGGCGAGTTCGGTGCAACGAACAAGAACAACGACTCTGAGCGCTGCAAGTGGGCAGAGGACTACACCTCGAAGGCAAAGGCTCTCGGCATACCTGTATATCTATGGGACAACAATCTGTACGGTGTCGGCGAGGAGAACTTCGGCATGATACAGCGAAACAGCCTGACAGTTGCTTACCCGAGCTACCTCAAGGCTCTTTCCAAGGCTTATCCTGTGACGGCTCCGGCGAAGATACCGGGCGATGTTAACGGCGACAAGACTGTAGACTTAAAGGACGGCCTGCTCTTACAGCAGCATCTTGCCGGCTGGAAGGTGGCTGTCAACAAGACAAATTCCGATGTTAACGGTGACGGCGTGATAGATCTCAAGGACGGAATACTGTTAAAGCAGTATCTTGCCGGGTGGAAGGTAACGCTGAAATAA
- a CDS encoding IS3 family transposase, with protein MRARGLDKYPINLVCQTLGISTRSYYDRKENPHSNKEKEDLELVEKMQTIFAESYEEYGRVRMKKALEEAGYPMSEGKVGRLMRQGNMYPKKCKKYRATTNSRHKYQVAENLLDRNFNADKPNRKWCGDSTYIWTDEGWLYAAGIIDLCARDCVGLSFSSKHTQELMIDSLDQAFKKYKPGEGLLFHSDRGVQYASNAYKNKLQKYKMIQSMSRSGVPYDNAPMESFWATVKNACVHGCRFKTRKEAELKIFEYVFGFYNTHRYHSSNGLKTPYELRNEKLSIG; from the coding sequence TTGCGGGCGAGAGGATTGGATAAATATCCGATCAATCTGGTATGTCAGACTCTCGGGATAAGTACAAGATCATATTATGACCGAAAGGAAAACCCTCACAGCAACAAAGAAAAAGAAGATCTGGAGCTTGTAGAGAAAATGCAGACGATCTTCGCTGAAAGCTATGAGGAGTATGGCAGAGTGCGTATGAAAAAAGCACTTGAAGAAGCCGGATACCCGATGAGTGAGGGGAAAGTCGGAAGGCTGATGCGTCAAGGAAATATGTACCCGAAAAAATGCAAAAAATATAGGGCAACGACCAACAGCAGGCACAAGTATCAAGTTGCAGAAAATCTTCTTGACCGCAATTTTAATGCTGATAAGCCAAACCGAAAGTGGTGCGGAGACAGCACTTACATATGGACAGACGAAGGCTGGCTGTACGCAGCAGGGATAATAGACCTATGTGCACGTGATTGTGTCGGATTAAGCTTTAGCAGCAAACACACGCAGGAACTGATGATCGATTCGCTTGATCAGGCATTCAAAAAATACAAGCCGGGCGAAGGACTGCTGTTCCATTCTGACCGAGGCGTGCAATATGCTTCCAATGCATACAAAAACAAGCTTCAAAAGTACAAGATGATCCAAAGTATGTCTCGAAGCGGTGTGCCATATGACAATGCACCTATGGAAAGCTTCTGGGCAACGGTCAAAAATGCCTGTGTACATGGCTGTAGGTTCAAAACGAGGAAGGAAGCCGAGCTAAAAATATTTGAATACGTCTTTGGCTTTTACAACACACATCGTTATCACAGCTCAAACGGCTTAAAAACGCCATATGAGCTCAGAAATGAAAAGCTTTCTATTGGCTGA
- a CDS encoding C-type lectin domain-containing protein yields the protein MKRASAKILILILPVMLLMSSFCRIGCKAGQVMTAVPDDAVQLGGHYYKIYDDLAGFKKATADKAEKFCEKRGGHLATITSEEEDELLHDLCVDEGYSNVFFGLTMTDGKWKWANGEKSSYTNWASDKQGGKSGSVAQYSDDFEDGSWKSGTFGKDGTAYICEWDSGTKVSDFSSEKGEEWVENGKSKRLGKSYYMVFDIHLERGDASKLCKSLGGHLACVNNKDEQKFVNDLIDKNGSSNMYWIGALLAKDGWTWENGDSMERFHDWTTKKPNNKDNDAYFAAINNSLDKYDKGRWVAQTYSGSQSSEAENCINFGFVCEWETVCVSEAGEFVTHSGGEWQVLSESSCVNSGRRVKYCERCGGIAKDEEIPAEGHEFAEKKLLVPGYTELVCVKCSERSRKINSRRIWILPVMVIIYLLVVAAYMTARSDFERYARSKGIEIQTKRVKWWVFAIPPAAYLLLLGIMYIATG from the coding sequence ATGAAAAGAGCGTCAGCAAAGATACTTATACTTATTCTTCCGGTGATGCTGCTGATGTCGTCATTTTGCAGAATCGGCTGTAAGGCCGGGCAGGTGATGACGGCTGTGCCTGACGATGCGGTGCAGCTTGGCGGGCATTACTATAAAATATATGATGACCTCGCAGGCTTCAAAAAAGCCACAGCCGACAAGGCAGAGAAGTTCTGCGAAAAGCGTGGCGGCCACCTCGCTACGATAACCTCCGAGGAGGAAGACGAGCTGCTTCATGACCTCTGCGTGGATGAGGGGTATAGCAATGTCTTCTTTGGCCTTACCATGACCGACGGCAAGTGGAAGTGGGCAAACGGCGAAAAGTCAAGCTACACAAACTGGGCTTCCGATAAGCAGGGCGGCAAGTCGGGCAGCGTGGCACAGTATTCTGATGATTTTGAAGACGGCTCGTGGAAAAGCGGCACCTTCGGCAAGGACGGCACTGCGTATATCTGCGAGTGGGACAGCGGCACCAAGGTCTCGGACTTTTCGTCAGAAAAGGGCGAGGAGTGGGTCGAGAACGGCAAGAGCAAGCGCCTTGGCAAAAGCTATTATATGGTGTTTGATATCCATCTCGAACGTGGCGATGCATCAAAGCTATGCAAGAGCTTAGGCGGCCACCTTGCCTGCGTAAACAACAAGGACGAGCAGAAGTTTGTAAATGACCTGATAGACAAAAACGGCAGCAGCAATATGTACTGGATAGGCGCTCTGCTCGCCAAGGACGGCTGGACGTGGGAAAACGGCGACAGTATGGAGCGTTTTCACGACTGGACAACTAAAAAGCCCAACAACAAAGACAATGATGCGTATTTTGCAGCCATAAACAATAGCCTTGATAAGTACGATAAGGGGCGCTGGGTCGCACAGACCTATTCGGGCTCTCAAAGCTCCGAGGCGGAAAACTGCATAAACTTCGGCTTTGTCTGCGAGTGGGAGACAGTGTGTGTGTCTGAGGCAGGCGAGTTTGTGACCCATTCCGGCGGCGAGTGGCAGGTGTTGTCTGAGAGCAGCTGTGTCAATTCCGGCAGGCGTGTAAAATACTGCGAGCGCTGCGGCGGCATAGCTAAGGACGAGGAGATACCTGCCGAGGGGCATGAGTTTGCCGAGAAAAAGCTGCTTGTCCCCGGCTATACAGAGCTTGTCTGCGTCAAGTGCTCAGAGCGCTCACGCAAGATAAACAGCCGCAGGATATGGATACTGCCGGTAATGGTCATCATCTATCTCCTTGTGGTCGCAGCGTATATGACGGCACGCTCTGACTTTGAGCGCTACGCCAGGTCAAAGGGCATCGAGATACAGACAAAACGTGTGAAGTGGTGGGTGTTTGCCATTCCGCCGGCGGCGTATCTGCTGCTTCTCGGGATAATGTATATAGCAACAGGATAG
- the tgt gene encoding tRNA guanosine(34) transglycosylase Tgt yields the protein MFKLLKKDGYARRGEFTTVHGTIQTPVFMNVGTAAAIKGGVSSVDLNNELKTQVELCNTYHLHVRPGDEIIYKMGGLQKFMNWHKPILTDSGGFQVFSLAKLRRIKEEGVYFNSHVDGRKIFMGPEESMQIQSHLASTIAMAFDECVENPAEHAYSKQSCERTTRWLERCIKEMKRLNSLESTINREQMLFGINQGCTYDDLRIEHMKVIRELDYCAGFAIGGLAVGEPTEVMYHVIEQVEPFMPVDKPRYLMGVGTPSNIIEAVYRGIDMFDCVMPSRNARHGTIFTWNGIMHVANRRYETDPRPIDVECDCPVCRNFSRAYVRHLFKAGEQLGGRLAVMHNLYFYNTLTEKIRQAIDEGRYEEFRNTYSPRLASHLED from the coding sequence ATGTTTAAACTTCTCAAAAAAGACGGCTATGCAAGGCGTGGAGAATTTACAACTGTTCACGGCACTATACAGACACCTGTTTTTATGAATGTCGGCACGGCGGCGGCTATCAAGGGCGGCGTTTCGTCCGTTGACCTTAACAACGAGCTGAAAACTCAGGTCGAGCTTTGCAACACCTATCACCTGCACGTCCGTCCCGGCGATGAGATAATCTACAAAATGGGCGGCCTTCAAAAGTTTATGAACTGGCACAAGCCGATACTCACAGACAGCGGCGGATTTCAGGTCTTCTCGCTCGCAAAGCTGAGGCGCATCAAGGAAGAAGGCGTATACTTCAACTCGCACGTTGACGGGCGCAAGATATTCATGGGGCCTGAGGAGAGTATGCAGATACAGTCGCACCTTGCATCGACCATCGCAATGGCTTTTGACGAATGCGTTGAGAACCCGGCCGAGCACGCCTACTCAAAGCAAAGCTGCGAGCGCACGACACGCTGGCTCGAACGCTGCATAAAGGAAATGAAGCGCCTAAACTCACTTGAAAGCACCATAAACCGTGAGCAGATGCTCTTTGGCATAAATCAGGGCTGCACATACGACGACCTGAGGATAGAGCACATGAAGGTGATAAGAGAGCTTGACTACTGCGCAGGCTTTGCAATAGGCGGCCTTGCCGTCGGCGAGCCGACCGAGGTGATGTATCACGTCATCGAGCAGGTAGAGCCATTCATGCCGGTGGACAAGCCGAGGTACTTAATGGGTGTAGGCACCCCCTCTAACATAATAGAAGCCGTATACCGTGGAATTGATATGTTTGACTGCGTAATGCCCTCACGAAACGCAAGGCACGGAACTATCTTCACATGGAACGGCATCATGCACGTTGCCAACAGGCGCTACGAGACAGACCCAAGGCCGATAGACGTTGAATGCGACTGCCCTGTATGCCGCAATTTTTCGAGAGCATATGTAAGGCATCTGTTCAAGGCAGGCGAGCAGCTGGGCGGAAGGCTGGCGGTCATGCACAATCTGTATTTCTACAACACGCTCACCGAGAAGATACGTCAGGCGATAGACGAGGGCAGGTATGAGGAATTCAGAAACACCTACTCACCAAGGCTTGCATCGCATCTTGAAGACTGA
- a CDS encoding DUF6033 family protein, giving the protein MNVNSISGGRPVFSAAALSKVTAAKGDIKSGTEVKDSVEISAEGMERFQESAAVQQNDYSAALDRLKEQFPGMKFSVGTGLTGKSAANSGDNADRWAFKVSEGFLEKAAGDPAYTQKLRDIQKATAFAESFSKALGMKTTYCENFIDDEGNLHHASVLVKNDELNEELRAQAQENAEKLLSAVREKNAEAADRLASLMSEAQQKGVLILDEEDMKLFGEAAKALEATEGEAEDVGGDEAIGSEKVSGCVAINAQKLARMLAAAKTRSQIRAIMAKIQSDLKECETGKAQGLDVDEASVSAAESLLSQAKSQMATADDREPTPEEEMAQAMASLM; this is encoded by the coding sequence ATGAACGTAAACAGCATATCAGGCGGCAGGCCTGTGTTTTCTGCTGCGGCATTATCTAAAGTCACCGCTGCAAAGGGTGACATCAAGTCCGGCACCGAGGTAAAGGACTCAGTCGAGATATCGGCGGAGGGTATGGAAAGGTTTCAGGAAAGTGCGGCTGTGCAGCAAAACGACTATTCGGCGGCACTTGACAGGCTGAAAGAGCAGTTCCCCGGCATGAAGTTTTCGGTCGGCACGGGGCTTACAGGAAAGAGCGCTGCCAACAGCGGCGACAATGCTGACCGCTGGGCTTTCAAGGTAAGCGAGGGCTTTCTTGAAAAGGCAGCCGGCGACCCGGCATACACGCAAAAGCTGCGTGACATTCAGAAAGCCACAGCGTTTGCCGAGAGCTTTTCAAAGGCGCTCGGAATGAAGACCACATACTGCGAGAACTTCATTGACGACGAGGGAAACCTGCACCATGCATCAGTCCTTGTGAAGAATGACGAGCTTAACGAGGAGCTTCGTGCGCAGGCGCAGGAGAATGCTGAGAAGCTGCTTTCCGCTGTGCGTGAGAAGAACGCTGAGGCTGCCGACAGGCTTGCTTCACTCATGAGCGAGGCGCAGCAAAAGGGCGTACTTATCCTTGACGAGGAGGACATGAAGCTATTCGGCGAGGCTGCAAAGGCGCTTGAAGCCACAGAGGGCGAAGCCGAGGACGTGGGCGGCGACGAGGCCATTGGATCGGAAAAGGTAAGCGGCTGTGTTGCGATAAACGCACAGAAGCTCGCACGAATGCTCGCTGCGGCCAAAACACGCAGTCAGATACGGGCGATAATGGCGAAGATACAATCAGACCTCAAAGAATGCGAGACCGGCAAGGCGCAGGGGCTTGACGTAGACGAAGCATCAGTCTCGGCGGCAGAGTCTCTGCTTTCGCAGGCCAAGTCGCAGATGGCGACGGCTGATGACCGTGAGCCGACCCCGGAGGAGGAAATGGCGCAGGCTATGGCGTCTTTAATGTAA
- a CDS encoding PAS domain-containing protein, whose translation MQFKKGTGWKACYDEETFTFTAERGSRGFYQLYEITKDIYDRLGADDEAAGKLISSGRCLFEADDDYYTPPYYMVFDERYADIAPWADAKRRAEATDELNRRSREREEAAKAEQEKQLKLLPFYKAILDADTAPIVVCTPGHEIVYMNPAACERYAKRGGKDLIGKNLLDCHNENSAKMIDKVVDFFLLSNKNNIVHTFYSEKENKDVYMVALRSEIGGLMGYYEKHEYRTRDTSKFYDMGD comes from the coding sequence ATGCAGTTTAAAAAAGGTACAGGCTGGAAGGCCTGCTATGACGAAGAGACTTTTACATTTACCGCCGAGAGGGGCTCTCGGGGCTTTTATCAGCTCTACGAGATAACAAAGGACATTTACGACCGGCTCGGAGCAGACGATGAAGCCGCCGGCAAGCTGATAAGCAGCGGCAGGTGCCTGTTCGAGGCTGATGATGATTACTACACGCCGCCTTATTATATGGTATTTGACGAGCGCTATGCAGATATTGCCCCGTGGGCAGATGCAAAAAGGCGTGCAGAGGCAACAGACGAGCTTAACAGAAGATCCAGAGAACGTGAGGAAGCCGCAAAAGCCGAGCAGGAAAAGCAGCTTAAACTCCTCCCCTTTTACAAGGCCATACTTGATGCTGATACAGCGCCGATAGTTGTCTGCACTCCGGGGCACGAAATAGTGTACATGAACCCTGCCGCCTGCGAAAGGTATGCAAAACGGGGCGGAAAAGACCTTATCGGCAAGAACCTGCTCGACTGCCACAACGAGAATTCAGCAAAGATGATAGACAAGGTGGTTGATTTCTTTCTGCTGTCAAACAAGAACAATATCGTCCACACATTCTACAGCGAAAAGGAAAACAAGGACGTATACATGGTAGCCCTGCGTTCTGAGATCGGCGGACTTATGGGCTACTACGAAAAGCACGAATACCGCACAAGGGACACCTCAAAATTTTACGACATGGGAGACTAA
- a CDS encoding Hsp70 family protein, which produces MFTDGLTVGIDLGTTYSVVAYIDPATKTPVVIPNKLGQRTTPSVVAFSPDGSVIIGSDAKTRSEMSDPNTASFYKLEMGSRSYKVSFFGEDMDASCISGKFLRELISQCEKSVGRNIKRAVITVPAYFEDPERNATIRAGKQAGLEVIGVINEPTAAAIAYGLKDTPQARKILIYDLGGGTFDVTVADVSHDSIKVIASAGNHYLGGKNWDEVICTWLCEQFEEEFGADPSEDKETYNSLMVKAEKAKKLLSSSEYADVTVSYEGGSGKYRLTESIFRELSADLLDITHKTISRMFDDTGLRWTDIGGVILVGGSTKMKMVPDYIRRMTGREPQKGVDADEAVAIGAAIQAQTEEYCAVKTLGSLSVQPRGFLTGQDRSAYDMSLLRGAKFISDVTAHSLGMISVSEDGRRFVNDIMIKKNTPLSKAKVVKRRELPVSMSGNELEIYLLQGDSQRPSDCTAAKKYVFSGVGYVPGGKTLLDITYRYTVDGTIDITAVQTETGRQLLRREEPVPDDMSWTDGVPESSMLTPIAKNDGVLYLALDLSGSMEGGPLQMAKDAMKDFVEQFDTDRINIGIACFAEKAKIRLDATWDKKAIRKAIDSIDKKTDLGRGTNAEPLTVMLPRIRKYSYSGFKYAVILTDGSWYDGADLKALRLKEEYVRNGIEIVALGFGKAKYGFLRELSTREDLAEVEDIAGLDRMMLRIAKIIQQ; this is translated from the coding sequence ATGTTCACCGACGGCCTGACAGTAGGTATCGACCTCGGCACGACCTATTCTGTGGTGGCGTATATCGACCCTGCCACAAAAACGCCTGTCGTCATACCAAACAAGCTCGGCCAGAGGACTACCCCCTCAGTCGTAGCTTTTTCACCTGACGGGAGCGTTATCATCGGCAGCGATGCCAAGACACGCTCGGAAATGTCAGACCCCAACACCGCATCATTCTACAAGCTCGAAATGGGCAGCCGGAGCTACAAGGTGAGCTTTTTCGGCGAGGATATGGATGCATCGTGCATCTCGGGCAAGTTTTTGCGTGAGCTTATATCCCAGTGCGAGAAAAGTGTCGGCAGGAACATAAAAAGAGCCGTGATAACCGTGCCTGCGTACTTTGAAGACCCCGAGCGCAACGCTACTATCCGGGCAGGCAAGCAGGCAGGCTTAGAGGTGATAGGCGTTATAAACGAGCCTACAGCCGCAGCGATAGCCTACGGCCTTAAGGATACGCCGCAGGCAAGGAAAATACTCATATACGATCTTGGCGGCGGTACGTTTGACGTTACCGTCGCAGATGTCTCACATGATTCGATAAAGGTCATAGCAAGCGCCGGCAACCACTATCTCGGCGGCAAGAACTGGGACGAGGTGATATGCACCTGGCTGTGCGAGCAGTTTGAGGAGGAGTTCGGCGCTGACCCGTCGGAGGACAAGGAGACCTATAACTCGCTCATGGTCAAGGCCGAGAAGGCCAAAAAGCTGCTGTCATCGTCTGAGTATGCAGATGTGACAGTCTCCTATGAGGGCGGCAGCGGTAAATACCGCCTGACCGAGAGCATATTCAGGGAGCTGTCAGCAGACCTGCTCGATATCACCCACAAGACGATATCACGAATGTTTGACGACACAGGGCTCAGGTGGACGGATATCGGCGGCGTTATACTCGTAGGCGGCTCGACCAAGATGAAAATGGTGCCCGACTACATAAGGCGCATGACCGGCAGAGAGCCGCAAAAGGGCGTTGACGCTGATGAGGCGGTGGCGATAGGTGCTGCCATACAGGCTCAGACAGAGGAATACTGCGCTGTGAAGACTCTGGGGTCGCTCAGCGTTCAGCCGAGAGGATTTCTTACAGGGCAGGACAGAAGCGCATATGATATGTCGCTGCTGCGTGGTGCGAAATTCATAAGCGACGTGACTGCGCACTCGCTCGGAATGATATCCGTAAGCGAAGACGGCAGGCGCTTTGTCAATGACATCATGATAAAAAAGAACACCCCCCTTAGCAAAGCAAAGGTCGTCAAGCGGCGTGAGCTGCCGGTGTCTATGAGCGGCAACGAGCTGGAGATATATCTCTTGCAGGGCGACTCGCAAAGGCCGTCAGACTGCACGGCAGCTAAAAAGTATGTTTTCAGCGGCGTTGGCTACGTCCCCGGAGGGAAGACGCTCCTTGACATAACCTACCGCTACACGGTAGACGGCACTATCGACATAACAGCCGTGCAGACAGAGACAGGGCGGCAGCTTTTAAGGCGTGAGGAGCCGGTGCCTGATGATATGAGCTGGACAGACGGCGTGCCTGAGAGCAGTATGCTCACACCGATCGCCAAAAACGACGGCGTGCTCTATCTTGCGCTCGACCTTTCGGGCAGCATGGAGGGAGGGCCGCTGCAAATGGCAAAGGACGCCATGAAGGATTTCGTCGAGCAGTTTGACACCGACCGCATAAACATAGGCATCGCCTGCTTTGCCGAAAAAGCAAAGATAAGGCTCGATGCGACGTGGGATAAAAAAGCTATAAGAAAAGCTATCGACAGCATAGACAAGAAGACAGACCTCGGGCGTGGCACCAACGCCGAGCCGCTGACAGTCATGCTGCCGAGGATAAGAAAATACAGCTACTCCGGCTTCAAATACGCCGTGATACTCACCGACGGCAGCTGGTACGACGGCGCAGACCTGAAGGCGCTCAGGCTCAAGGAGGAGTATGTGCGAAACGGCATAGAGATAGTCGCCCTCGGCTTCGGAAAAGCGAAGTACGGCTTTTTAAGGGAGCTGTCTACCCGTGAGGACTTAGCAGAGGTCGAGGATATAGCAGGCCTTGACCGCATGATGCTGAGGATAGCAAAGATCATACAGCAGTAA